A single window of Candidatus Stygibacter australis DNA harbors:
- a CDS encoding C25 family cysteine peptidase: MLKVKIFVIVVLSIMTLMGSIEKGSSSSANLNLTFTSEDYKLLEINYNGKEFTKIIAPGIESLQPGAPDLPTQAVWIAIPAGKQAVLRATSMDTETVQISNLAPVPQPAPETKGAPEPQYLIDDTIYERGEIFPAELAALEKESDYRGQSCAIVRFYPYQYNPVSGELLIHHRIELEISFTGSETGIMGNMYNSRMEDFISNNMINGAEILADIEIIENRDWRNEGCDLLVICPGIFIDQANELADWKARKGIATEVVSTAVAGETCYGIGNFINQYCETSDICPQSIMLFGDAEFIPPWYVHEFPGEGMVGTDIYYADLEIEFDYLLDFSFGRLPVDTVEDAQRAVDRIIAYEQFPPTDPQYYQTALIAGAFQDGASEPPDTYANRRFAKTSEDIRNFLDQEGYDPQRVYTEYNGYNNSEIFPTYWNQNTYIFENDTPGGELPEELQKPQFPWNGTDNDVQTILNNGCFLLTHRDHGGRTGWGEPNYNSNDVMQLVNGAELPIIWSINCLTGYFDNETDDNSGTGITDECFVEQWFRNPDGGAVGAVGSTRISYSGNNDRFVWGMMDAIWPTFLEWCGADYPANNAVYQMGDVVNYGKTYLSLNCTFEDYLFISFEEFEWFGDPTMEIWVQQPQQIIATHDASLEYGEDEFIVNAGMPGAVCTLWDGTQVITEAFSGLDNLANLSLSEYDYIDELILTVSASQYIPYTADIELMAPQSGFLELTSLILDDAAGNGDGMADYSETISLGMNLNNIGNEALGNFDLNLSCESEYITLINDNYEFEGTIEPQQNQQIMAAFQISIADYCPDGEIVTLQFDSGSNQFSEDIILHAPQLLSGYFRIDDIAGNDNNVADPGEELILSLNIQNTGSSAIENVSVLLLSYNPSLIISPAEIMIDNLSEEQIVQFTGTVSETAPIGTEYQLQVFVYSGEYNYDLIMSGVFGYAIEDFESADFSLFNWQMSGDENWIIDTEAASGNYSARTDLMGVNSYARLSISGFLSEDGVIGFYRKLYANIEIPNNNGGVLTFYIDDEEIDNWGGNSDWQFVQFEVDAGPHEFIWEFEKDNDPTDGTDGAWLDRIEFPSMIEPPPPELTLDLQEIVLEIPADTVQESYFNISNSGAGQLEYLIFFENDERELTGSHLSLSSYSYTPGQSLGWLLTLENNGIEMEGITDLFISFPEQIHVNIATPLNGGSGGGLVPDGGTGSGITLNWHGETEEGFGVLLPGETGVGAVNITFAEDAPLSLILNAQIIGDQSSEIDQQIEVGNLANEWLTMDHNQGVLGYQEIAQIGLMIDTADMNEGNYTKNLRIIDNMGTETLLPILLTVTASDEEPDNITTVTALQNIYPNPFNPLTTISFSLKEEQKVNISVYNIKGQKVAVLLNETRQPGKHAIQWEADEYSSGVYFLQMKTVNYQKISKLLLLK, from the coding sequence ATGTTAAAAGTGAAAATTTTTGTGATAGTAGTGTTATCAATTATGACCTTAATGGGTTCTATTGAAAAAGGTAGTTCTTCATCAGCAAATTTAAACTTAACCTTCACATCAGAAGATTATAAATTGCTGGAGATCAATTATAATGGCAAAGAATTCACCAAAATAATTGCACCAGGAATAGAGAGTCTGCAGCCTGGAGCTCCTGATCTGCCCACTCAAGCCGTATGGATAGCAATACCTGCAGGCAAACAGGCGGTACTAAGAGCAACAAGTATGGACACCGAAACAGTTCAGATAAGCAATCTGGCACCTGTCCCTCAGCCTGCACCTGAAACTAAAGGTGCACCGGAACCACAATATCTGATTGATGATACTATTTATGAAAGAGGTGAAATATTTCCTGCAGAACTGGCAGCATTAGAAAAGGAAAGTGATTATCGAGGTCAGAGCTGTGCTATTGTGCGCTTTTATCCCTATCAATACAATCCAGTAAGTGGGGAACTGTTGATTCATCACAGGATCGAGCTGGAAATCTCATTTACCGGAAGCGAAACAGGGATCATGGGTAACATGTATAACTCCCGGATGGAAGACTTCATTTCCAATAATATGATCAATGGTGCAGAAATACTTGCTGATATAGAAATTATAGAAAATAGAGACTGGCGTAATGAAGGCTGCGATTTGCTGGTTATCTGTCCTGGGATATTTATAGACCAGGCAAATGAGCTTGCTGACTGGAAAGCCCGGAAGGGGATAGCAACTGAAGTAGTAAGTACTGCTGTAGCGGGAGAAACCTGCTATGGTATTGGGAATTTCATTAATCAATATTGCGAAACAAGTGATATTTGTCCGCAGTCAATCATGCTTTTTGGTGATGCGGAATTTATTCCTCCCTGGTATGTACATGAATTTCCCGGTGAAGGCATGGTGGGCACAGATATCTATTATGCTGACCTGGAAATTGAATTTGACTATCTGCTGGATTTCAGTTTTGGCAGACTGCCAGTGGATACTGTAGAAGATGCTCAGCGAGCAGTAGATAGAATAATTGCTTATGAACAATTCCCACCCACAGACCCGCAATACTATCAAACAGCCTTAATTGCCGGTGCATTTCAGGATGGTGCCTCTGAACCTCCAGACACTTATGCCAACCGCAGATTTGCCAAAACTTCTGAAGATATCAGAAATTTCCTGGATCAGGAAGGGTACGACCCCCAGAGGGTTTATACCGAATATAATGGATATAACAATAGCGAGATATTTCCTACTTACTGGAATCAAAACACCTATATTTTTGAGAATGACACTCCTGGTGGAGAACTTCCAGAAGAACTTCAGAAACCACAATTCCCCTGGAACGGTACTGATAATGATGTGCAGACTATCTTGAATAATGGCTGCTTTCTGCTTACTCACCGTGATCATGGAGGTCGAACAGGCTGGGGAGAACCAAATTACAATAGCAATGATGTGATGCAGCTTGTCAATGGAGCAGAATTACCGATAATATGGTCGATTAATTGCCTTACCGGATATTTTGATAATGAAACCGATGATAATAGCGGCACAGGAATTACAGATGAGTGCTTTGTAGAGCAATGGTTCCGCAATCCTGATGGTGGAGCAGTGGGAGCAGTGGGTTCTACACGCATCAGTTATTCAGGCAATAATGACCGTTTTGTCTGGGGTATGATGGATGCCATCTGGCCCACCTTCCTGGAATGGTGCGGAGCAGATTATCCCGCTAATAATGCCGTCTATCAAATGGGTGATGTAGTGAATTATGGCAAAACATATCTAAGTTTAAATTGCACATTTGAAGATTATCTGTTTATTTCATTTGAGGAATTTGAATGGTTTGGTGATCCCACCATGGAAATATGGGTACAACAACCCCAGCAGATAATTGCCACCCACGATGCTTCTCTGGAATATGGTGAAGATGAATTCATCGTGAATGCCGGAATGCCAGGAGCAGTGTGCACTCTTTGGGATGGAACTCAGGTGATAACAGAAGCGTTCAGTGGACTGGATAATCTGGCAAATCTGTCTTTGAGTGAATATGATTATATTGATGAGCTGATATTAACCGTGTCAGCAAGTCAATATATACCCTATACTGCTGATATAGAGCTTATGGCTCCCCAGTCAGGATTTCTGGAACTTACAAGCCTGATCCTTGATGATGCAGCCGGAAATGGTGATGGCATGGCTGATTATAGTGAAACGATATCATTAGGCATGAACTTGAATAATATTGGCAATGAAGCTCTTGGCAATTTCGATCTGAATCTAAGTTGTGAGAGTGAATACATAACATTAATAAATGACAATTATGAATTTGAGGGTACAATTGAACCACAGCAAAATCAGCAGATAATGGCTGCTTTCCAGATCAGCATCGCTGATTATTGTCCTGATGGCGAGATAGTAACATTGCAATTTGATTCAGGCAGCAACCAATTCAGTGAAGATATCATACTCCATGCACCTCAACTACTGTCAGGATATTTCAGGATTGATGATATTGCTGGAAATGATAATAATGTAGCTGACCCTGGAGAAGAATTAATTTTGAGCCTGAATATTCAGAATACAGGCAGTTCAGCAATTGAAAACGTATCTGTTTTATTACTTAGCTATAACCCCAGTCTGATAATTTCACCCGCTGAGATCATGATTGATAACCTGTCCGAAGAGCAGATAGTACAGTTTACGGGGACAGTATCAGAAACTGCTCCTATAGGCACTGAATATCAGTTGCAGGTTTTTGTCTATAGTGGTGAATATAATTATGATCTGATAATGAGTGGCGTGTTTGGATATGCAATAGAAGATTTTGAATCAGCAGATTTTTCCCTTTTCAACTGGCAAATGAGTGGAGATGAAAACTGGATAATAGATACTGAAGCTGCAAGTGGGAATTATTCAGCCAGAACTGATCTGATGGGTGTGAATAGTTACGCCAGATTAAGTATTTCAGGGTTTTTATCAGAAGATGGAGTAATTGGTTTTTACCGCAAATTATATGCCAACATCGAGATCCCCAATAATAATGGTGGAGTATTGACTTTTTATATTGATGATGAGGAAATAGACAACTGGGGTGGAAATTCCGACTGGCAGTTTGTCCAGTTTGAGGTAGATGCCGGTCCTCATGAATTTATCTGGGAGTTTGAAAAAGATAATGATCCCACTGATGGAACTGATGGTGCCTGGCTGGATAGAATTGAATTCCCTTCCATGATCGAGCCTCCTCCTCCTGAATTAACTCTTGATCTGCAGGAAATAGTACTGGAAATCCCTGCTGATACGGTTCAGGAAAGCTATTTCAATATTTCAAACAGCGGCGCTGGTCAACTTGAATATTTAATATTTTTTGAGAATGATGAACGAGAACTTACTGGTTCACACTTAAGCTTAAGTTCTTATAGCTATACCCCGGGTCAAAGTTTAGGTTGGTTATTAACTTTGGAAAATAATGGTATTGAAATGGAAGGGATCACTGATTTATTTATTAGTTTCCCTGAACAGATACATGTAAATATCGCTACTCCGTTAAATGGTGGTTCTGGTGGCGGTTTGGTGCCTGATGGAGGCACTGGCAGCGGTATCACTCTTAACTGGCATGGTGAAACCGAAGAAGGATTTGGAGTTCTGCTGCCCGGAGAAACTGGCGTAGGGGCAGTGAATATAACTTTTGCTGAGGATGCTCCGCTTTCTCTTATCCTGAATGCCCAGATAATTGGTGATCAGAGCTCTGAGATCGATCAGCAAATAGAAGTGGGTAATCTTGCTAATGAATGGCTTACGATGGATCACAATCAGGGAGTACTGGGCTATCAGGAAATTGCTCAAATAGGTTTAATGATTGATACCGCTGATATGAATGAGGGTAATTATACTAAGAATCTGAGGATAATAGATAATATGGGAACAGAAACCTTGCTACCGATATTATTAACGGTAACTGCCTCAGATGAAGAACCTGACAATATTACCACAGTCACCGCACTGCAGAATATCTATCCCAATCCCTTCAATCCCCTGACCACGATCAGCTTCAGCCTGAAAGAGGAACAAAAGGTCAATATTTCAGTATATAACATAAAGGGTCAGAAAGTAGCCGTTCTGCTGAATGAAACGCGTCAGCCCGGAAAACACGCCATCCAATGGGAAGCTGATGAATATTCTTCAGGAGTTTATTTCCTCCAGATGAAAACTGTAAATTACCAGAAAATTTCCAAACTTCTCCTGCTTAAATAG
- a CDS encoding SagB/ThcOx family dehydrogenase — MNDLFAEIIKLKGFAEKVFYGDVFGEDDIYEREFLILLNELSEEDLKEFYNVYPAHYKQYFTEQLKSLEPYEQSDIINSQNIIKKILADNPAGVEKMKIQREKDQDRIRKYRELLKAGSEYSISDQDLKIPPPPMQKPFPPYPILIELPTDYKAAIANPDILDCINNRKSRRKFTEEPLTIIELAWLLWSTQGVHKVVRDTVSLRTVPSGGARHPFETYLAINHVESLEPGIYRYLPLNHKLLFIKSESDLKDKMAKYAFGQKFVGHCAVGFIWTAIPYRMEWRYTLQAKKDILIEAGHVCQNLYLACESINAGTCGIAAYDQKPIDELIEVDGENEITVYLAPVGKYIQS; from the coding sequence ATGAATGATTTATTTGCTGAGATAATTAAGCTGAAAGGTTTTGCTGAAAAGGTATTTTACGGTGATGTATTCGGTGAAGATGATATTTATGAGCGGGAATTTTTGATCCTGCTGAATGAGCTTTCTGAAGAAGATCTGAAGGAATTTTATAATGTCTATCCTGCACATTATAAACAGTATTTTACTGAACAGCTCAAAAGCCTTGAACCCTATGAGCAGAGTGATATTATCAATTCTCAGAATATTATTAAGAAAATCCTCGCAGACAATCCTGCCGGTGTGGAAAAAATGAAAATCCAGCGAGAAAAAGACCAGGATCGCATTCGCAAATATAGAGAACTCCTTAAGGCTGGCAGCGAATACAGCATCTCTGACCAGGACTTGAAAATTCCTCCCCCTCCCATGCAAAAACCATTTCCCCCATACCCCATCTTAATTGAATTGCCCACTGACTATAAGGCTGCTATTGCAAATCCGGATATCCTCGATTGCATTAATAACCGTAAAAGTCGTAGAAAATTCACGGAAGAGCCCCTTACCATTATTGAACTTGCCTGGCTGCTTTGGTCAACTCAGGGAGTTCACAAAGTTGTCCGTGATACTGTATCCCTGCGAACTGTACCCTCAGGAGGAGCACGGCATCCCTTTGAAACTTATCTGGCAATTAATCATGTGGAATCTCTTGAACCGGGCATTTATCGCTATCTGCCACTTAATCATAAACTGCTTTTTATCAAATCAGAATCTGACCTTAAAGATAAAATGGCCAAATATGCTTTCGGTCAGAAATTTGTGGGACACTGTGCTGTCGGCTTCATCTGGACTGCCATCCCCTACCGCATGGAATGGCGCTACACCCTGCAAGCCAAAAAGGACATCCTTATCGAAGCAGGGCATGTCTGCCAGAATCTTTACCTTGCCTGCGAATCAATAAATGCCGGCACCTGCGGTATAGCTGCCTACGACCAGAAGCCCATAGATGAACTCATAGAAGTAGATGGCGAAAATGAAATAACAGTCTATCTTGCCCCCGTAGGTAAATACATTCAATCATAA
- a CDS encoding peptide-N-glycosidase F-related protein produces the protein MKIIGFILLIMSVNLLIAGSDWQYENNLLSDQEKEDIILRQHGGKPAPELSDGYCLLVNGWYGRQQNNSLQWNIKSPELYSHIELEIDLSIRQGGNGAGILLLPDTLAINDSIQWENPSFKDVFAVGIDIYDPPTSNWFDEYGNYYGNPEREISLHWNGVEYIKKLSDFEFRQIGDSENSFLWHLEIDYVCGGAQISLSIDDHYIYEDYFIPEMLPYKFTPLIGAYNGDQTSPVNIGKMEIKADNITNLPQPPVTVYLFAGEIMHAGNRDSEFTADFSSIPEDIGRVILTLDIASAPGGLDPWDEGAGITLTDETGTYEICRFITPYLKAYQWKVDVTDFLPLFKGSVPGKLHVDTWMATKENPEEQAGWNISAWLDFYPGKLEFIPYKIENLWTGNFEYGDPEHPMELDFPVLYKTLPPECDQAKVKLMVTGHGMSPNTDIAAEFMPASRTFAINGHEFENTLWKDDCYLNPCRPQAGTWKFSRAGWAPGSVVSPWEIDLTPYITEQDTLRLDYVPMPYRNYGKNPDTYPPHHNVASQIIYYRKR, from the coding sequence ATGAAAATTATCGGTTTTATTTTGCTTATTATGTCAGTAAATCTTTTGATAGCTGGCAGCGACTGGCAATATGAAAATAATCTGCTGAGTGATCAGGAGAAAGAGGATATTATTCTGCGGCAACATGGTGGCAAACCTGCTCCAGAGCTGAGTGACGGATATTGCCTGCTGGTGAATGGCTGGTATGGTCGTCAGCAGAATAACAGCCTGCAGTGGAATATCAAATCTCCCGAATTATACAGCCATATTGAACTGGAGATAGATCTTAGCATCCGTCAAGGTGGCAATGGCGCTGGAATTTTGCTGCTGCCTGATACTTTAGCCATTAATGACTCTATCCAGTGGGAAAATCCCAGTTTCAAAGATGTTTTTGCCGTCGGAATTGATATTTATGATCCTCCCACCAGCAACTGGTTTGATGAATATGGCAATTATTACGGAAATCCTGAACGCGAAATCTCTCTGCACTGGAATGGCGTGGAATATATCAAAAAACTCTCAGATTTTGAATTCCGCCAGATCGGTGATAGTGAAAACAGCTTCCTCTGGCATCTGGAAATTGATTATGTTTGTGGTGGTGCTCAGATTAGTTTAAGTATCGATGATCACTATATCTATGAAGACTACTTTATCCCTGAAATGCTGCCCTATAAGTTCACTCCCTTGATCGGTGCTTATAATGGAGATCAGACTTCCCCAGTTAATATCGGGAAAATGGAAATCAAAGCTGATAATATAACTAACCTTCCCCAGCCACCAGTTACAGTCTATCTTTTTGCAGGAGAAATTATGCATGCTGGTAATCGTGACTCTGAATTTACCGCAGATTTTTCCTCTATTCCTGAGGATATCGGGCGTGTAATTCTCACCCTGGACATAGCGTCTGCACCTGGTGGACTGGATCCCTGGGATGAAGGAGCAGGTATCACACTGACAGATGAAACTGGTACATATGAAATTTGCCGTTTTATCACCCCCTATCTTAAGGCATATCAGTGGAAAGTGGATGTAACGGATTTCCTGCCATTATTCAAGGGAAGCGTCCCCGGTAAATTGCACGTGGATACCTGGATGGCAACTAAAGAAAATCCAGAAGAACAAGCCGGTTGGAACATTTCTGCCTGGCTGGATTTTTATCCAGGAAAGCTGGAATTCATACCCTATAAAATAGAAAATCTCTGGACTGGTAATTTTGAATACGGTGATCCTGAGCACCCTATGGAACTGGATTTTCCAGTACTTTATAAAACTCTACCCCCTGAATGTGATCAGGCAAAAGTGAAACTGATGGTAACTGGTCATGGTATGAGCCCCAATACAGATATTGCCGCAGAATTCATGCCGGCATCCCGTACCTTTGCAATCAATGGACATGAATTTGAAAACACTCTCTGGAAAGACGATTGCTACCTGAATCCCTGCCGTCCCCAGGCAGGCACCTGGAAATTCAGTCGTGCCGGCTGGGCACCCGGAAGCGTCGTGTCTCCCTGGGAAATCGACCTCACTCCCTATATCACCGAGCAGGATACCCTCAGGCTTGATTACGTGCCTATGCCCTACCGCAATTATGGTAAAAATCCTGATACTTATCCACCCCATCACAATGTAGCGAGCCAGATAATATATTATCGGAAGAGATAG